One window from the genome of Polynucleobacter sp. MWH-Svant-W18 encodes:
- a CDS encoding ATP-dependent Clp protease proteolytic subunit: MKSLLIATSLLASLTSLNLAQAKVQGGGQLTITAQTAQTAQTTSVAPAENITKQLTSSSGQATQEGRVVVMAIKGQISKKVLESIRNSIGNVNGDPIPAGLIVLLDSPGGDGIAAMKIGEILRTNKAHVFVTGQCASACIFVLASGVVRGAPAYTVGIHRGRITKSDENAKILEEIDVKSNPQARELLERFEKAVPVYFAKMGMPPELFQAMQSHQYKGVYRLSNEEIVFYGLSGFEPKYLDVRAELYEKMQGPYHMDKDELHRRTLKVASRCAEFDQKHTAFINCYKQVLKDPFLN; the protein is encoded by the coding sequence ATGAAGTCACTACTAATAGCAACGAGCCTATTAGCATCGTTGACCAGTCTCAATCTGGCTCAAGCAAAAGTGCAGGGTGGAGGTCAACTCACCATAACAGCACAGACAGCACAGACAGCGCAGACAACATCAGTAGCCCCAGCAGAAAACATTACAAAGCAGCTTACCAGTAGCTCAGGTCAAGCAACACAAGAAGGTCGTGTTGTTGTGATGGCGATTAAGGGGCAGATTTCTAAAAAGGTTTTAGAGTCAATCCGCAATTCAATCGGAAACGTCAATGGAGATCCCATTCCGGCAGGATTGATTGTGCTGCTCGATTCTCCTGGTGGTGATGGTATTGCCGCCATGAAGATCGGGGAAATTCTGCGTACCAATAAAGCCCATGTGTTTGTAACGGGACAATGTGCGAGTGCCTGTATTTTTGTTCTGGCAAGCGGAGTGGTCAGAGGTGCGCCTGCATACACAGTTGGGATTCATCGTGGACGCATTACAAAATCAGATGAAAATGCCAAAATTTTGGAAGAGATAGATGTTAAATCTAATCCTCAAGCCAGAGAATTGCTTGAGCGCTTTGAAAAAGCGGTGCCGGTGTACTTTGCGAAAATGGGTATGCCTCCCGAATTATTTCAGGCGATGCAATCTCATCAATACAAGGGTGTTTATCGCCTTAGTAATGAAGAAATCGTCTTTTATGGTTTGAGTGGCTTTGAGCCGAAATACTTAGATGTGCGAGCAGAGCTCTATGAAAAGATGCAGGGTCCTTATCACATGGATAAGGATGAACTGCATCGCCGCACTCTTAAAGTGGCATCACGTTGTGCCGAGTTTGATCAAAAGCACACAGCTTT
- a CDS encoding LuxR C-terminal-related transcriptional regulator, which yields MTTIKREPAQQLSLSARQRQLLDLLIEGKSNKEIADDLKIEAGTVKQHLFVLFRKLGVNSRAKAVIAAAQIMKSAMAGQDDSKSSVQKLKSTKVSSKATGKSAEGYSWRLVSSVAVSISDLNDLNPSAISMRDRFLKALRGIIERLVDALDGQVTYLPGGGSVMWFGHPRAHLDDADRAVYLAQYLQSWASHYQQHLEGNLGNNATPLIGVGLASNTEIVAEKATELFGAESFRKASILARHAKALKMPLSDLLTKQIAPMSSAWMEIKSKEGNKEVVVKDVGPIAIVGPSSSLLPDASLRWGGFPFLSNAFEGIDSGLAQWLAVESWPPAAATLLTDAIGNYVAGKNYQVLRLRTPGSYRRDRALASFAAQIELQFGDFVSRSEKIYPSQGERIAGLVSEIAKAGPLAILVYGLKALEAFKSTIGEAGIDRLASRQILIVAANLQDHGSSQIAVRLLGPKPNSAPFSRVFNLQMPAIDALPEGIQVDFRAMLDSLSPISKELMLRAANEPETPLLNILTQMNEPHHKAQACIQELTSSGLIAASQGGGFEFRDLGTAQAIKHLSIAIAGSEAA from the coding sequence ATGACTACGATCAAGCGCGAACCCGCACAGCAACTGTCTTTGTCTGCACGACAAAGACAGTTGCTTGATCTATTGATAGAGGGCAAGAGTAATAAAGAGATTGCAGATGATCTAAAGATCGAAGCGGGAACGGTAAAGCAACATCTCTTTGTGCTCTTCAGAAAATTGGGTGTCAATAGCCGAGCAAAGGCAGTGATTGCAGCCGCGCAGATTATGAAGTCCGCTATGGCTGGCCAAGATGACAGCAAATCCAGCGTTCAGAAGCTCAAGTCAACTAAAGTTAGCTCTAAAGCAACCGGCAAGTCAGCGGAGGGTTATTCCTGGCGCTTAGTTTCTTCAGTAGCGGTATCGATTTCTGATTTAAATGATCTCAATCCCAGTGCGATCTCAATGAGGGATCGGTTTCTGAAGGCGCTTAGGGGCATTATTGAACGCTTGGTAGATGCTCTTGATGGACAAGTGACCTATTTGCCGGGTGGCGGCTCAGTGATGTGGTTTGGGCACCCAAGGGCACATCTGGATGATGCAGATCGCGCAGTATATCTCGCGCAATATCTGCAAAGTTGGGCAAGTCACTACCAGCAGCATCTTGAGGGTAACCTAGGAAATAATGCAACCCCACTGATTGGTGTGGGTCTTGCCTCGAATACTGAAATAGTCGCTGAAAAAGCCACCGAACTTTTTGGAGCAGAGTCGTTTCGTAAAGCATCAATATTGGCCAGGCACGCAAAAGCACTCAAAATGCCACTCTCTGATTTGCTGACAAAGCAAATTGCGCCGATGAGTAGCGCTTGGATGGAAATCAAATCCAAAGAAGGCAATAAAGAGGTGGTTGTTAAGGATGTTGGTCCAATAGCCATCGTTGGCCCAAGCTCTTCACTGCTTCCAGATGCTAGCTTGCGTTGGGGTGGTTTCCCTTTCTTGAGTAATGCCTTCGAGGGTATCGATAGTGGTCTTGCCCAATGGTTGGCGGTCGAGTCTTGGCCACCTGCTGCCGCAACGCTCCTGACTGATGCCATCGGTAATTATGTCGCCGGTAAGAATTATCAAGTCTTAAGATTGAGAACTCCAGGCTCTTATCGCAGAGACAGGGCGCTTGCTAGTTTTGCTGCCCAAATTGAATTGCAGTTCGGTGATTTTGTGTCTCGCTCAGAAAAGATCTATCCATCACAGGGTGAGCGGATTGCAGGATTGGTTTCTGAGATTGCCAAAGCGGGACCATTGGCAATTTTGGTATATGGCCTCAAAGCATTAGAAGCATTTAAATCCACGATAGGCGAAGCGGGAATTGATCGCTTGGCTTCTCGTCAGATCCTCATTGTGGCTGCTAACTTGCAAGATCATGGATCTTCACAAATTGCCGTGAGACTTTTAGGGCCTAAACCAAACTCTGCACCGTTCTCCAGAGTGTTTAACTTGCAGATGCCAGCAATTGATGCTTTGCCAGAGGGTATTCAGGTTGACTTTAGAGCGATGCTCGATAGCCTAAGCCCCATCTCAAAAGAGTTGATGCTGCGAGCTGCTAATGAGCCTGAAACTCCACTGCTCAATATCCTGACGCAAATGAATGAGCCCCATCACAAGGCTCAAGCGTGCATCCAAGAACTCACTAGCTCAGGATTAATTGCGGCTAGTCAGGGCGGCGGCTTTGAGTTCAGAGATCTAGGGACTGCCCAGGCGATTAAGCATTTGAGCATCGCGATTGCTGGTAGTGAGGCTGCTTAA
- a CDS encoding HlyD family efflux transporter periplasmic adaptor subunit: protein MSTLPTLPPDDESKDQPRLTLGDRTDNYVAKAILLEEAAPPAYMKTTVKLVCYALGVFFLWALFATLDVVALAPGQIMPIQAVKVIQHVDGGRIASIDVVDGQSVHEGQVLMRLNSTEAGAEYQTLAAKYWGLYTRVERLRALLGDRPADFTKVPEDYKQLVAEQEFTLKTQKDQITQLQNEIKIFSEVSAIRGDLAREKLNTRVQALDAQRNLSGAQAELLRYRRTNMDELNVAANELAQTEEQLTKLQDRLTRVDIVSPVDGVVQDLKFRTVGGVIPPGATLMNVIPLDGKMHAEVRVSPTDIGFVKIGQPARLKIGTFDFMRYGTIEGKVSMVSSFSTLDEKQQPYFKVIVSLPQSYVGNDQDKRIDPGMTVQADIMTDRQSVLRYLLRPIYVAFKQGMRER, encoded by the coding sequence ATGAGCACACTTCCAACATTACCGCCCGATGATGAGTCAAAGGATCAGCCACGGCTAACCCTTGGGGATCGTACGGATAACTATGTTGCCAAGGCCATCTTGCTTGAAGAGGCGGCACCACCTGCGTATATGAAAACCACCGTGAAGTTGGTTTGCTATGCGCTAGGCGTCTTTTTCTTATGGGCATTATTTGCAACCTTGGATGTGGTGGCTCTCGCTCCAGGTCAAATCATGCCAATTCAGGCGGTTAAGGTCATTCAACACGTTGATGGCGGTCGTATCGCTTCCATTGATGTGGTAGATGGTCAATCAGTCCATGAGGGTCAGGTGTTAATGCGCTTGAACTCAACTGAAGCTGGCGCTGAGTACCAAACCTTGGCTGCTAAATACTGGGGTCTTTATACCCGCGTTGAGCGTTTACGCGCATTACTAGGCGATAGACCTGCTGACTTTACAAAAGTACCAGAAGATTACAAACAATTAGTAGCAGAGCAAGAGTTCACGCTCAAGACACAAAAAGATCAGATTACTCAACTGCAAAATGAAATTAAGATTTTCTCTGAGGTCAGCGCTATTCGTGGTGACTTAGCAAGAGAAAAGCTTAATACTCGTGTTCAAGCTTTGGATGCCCAGCGTAATTTAAGTGGCGCACAAGCGGAGCTACTACGTTATCGCCGGACCAATATGGATGAGCTCAATGTGGCCGCCAATGAGTTGGCGCAAACAGAAGAGCAATTGACTAAATTGCAGGATCGTTTAACTCGCGTAGATATCGTATCTCCAGTCGATGGCGTGGTACAGGATTTGAAGTTCCGTACTGTTGGTGGTGTGATTCCTCCAGGTGCCACGCTCATGAATGTGATTCCTTTGGATGGCAAGATGCATGCTGAAGTGCGCGTATCCCCAACGGATATCGGCTTTGTCAAAATTGGTCAACCAGCTCGCTTGAAGATTGGTACTTTTGACTTCATGCGCTACGGCACGATTGAGGGCAAAGTTTCTATGGTGTCCTCATTTAGCACATTGGATGAGAAACAGCAGCCTTATTTCAAAGTGATTGTCAGCTTGCCACAAAGCTATGTTGGTAATGATCAAGATAAACGCATTGACCCAGGCATGACAGTGCAGGCTGACATCATGACCGATCGCCAGTCTGTCTTACGTTACTTGTTACGCCCAATCTATGTTGCCTTCAAGCAAGGTATGCGCGAGCGTTAA